The following proteins are co-located in the Aggregatibacter aphrophilus ATCC 33389 genome:
- a CDS encoding helix-turn-helix domain-containing protein — protein METKKTAIDWHREDIKAALAKKGWSLRQLSLKHGYSNGSTLKNALDRPWLKGERIIAEAIGVPAEVIWASRYEQRNLKKYADR, from the coding sequence ATGGAAACTAAAAAAACAGCTATTGATTGGCATAGAGAAGACATCAAAGCTGCATTAGCAAAAAAAGGTTGGTCGTTGCGCCAGTTATCGTTGAAACACGGTTACAGCAACGGAAGCACGTTAAAAAATGCGTTAGACCGTCCATGGTTGAAAGGTGAACGCATTATTGCTGAAGCGATTGGCGTACCTGCCGAAGTGATTTGGGCATCTCGCTATGAGCAACGCAACCTTAAAAAATATGCTGACAGATAG
- a CDS encoding XRE family transcriptional regulator has product MRVKFKNNSSIGSRIRELREQKKISRNAMAENLGLSLSALQNWETSQTEPIASMIITLAEELGVEPSYLLTGEKNGDVDSPPIKRAQKHEISGVSMIDCFCSVNVSAGFGSFNEGVTAPDGQVPYSDSLLQKLGIKPTHAAVFWADGTSMRPTIDDGDQMLVDLSKKEIKGDKIYLVQNGESVWVKRVKLNWNGIELISDNKEEYAPITLTKEEADNLEIIGQVAYIGKSVI; this is encoded by the coding sequence ATGCGTGTTAAGTTTAAAAACAACTCATCAATAGGAAGTCGAATTAGAGAGTTAAGAGAGCAGAAAAAAATCTCCAGAAATGCCATGGCAGAGAATTTGGGGCTTTCGTTATCTGCCTTGCAGAATTGGGAAACAAGTCAAACTGAGCCTATAGCTTCAATGATTATTACCCTTGCGGAAGAATTAGGGGTTGAGCCTAGTTATTTACTAACTGGCGAGAAGAACGGGGATGTTGATAGTCCTCCGATTAAACGCGCACAAAAGCACGAAATAAGCGGAGTTTCAATGATTGACTGCTTTTGTTCGGTAAACGTGTCGGCAGGCTTTGGCAGCTTTAACGAGGGCGTAACCGCGCCCGACGGGCAAGTGCCATATTCGGACAGCCTGTTGCAAAAGCTCGGCATTAAACCAACGCACGCCGCCGTATTTTGGGCAGATGGCACATCCATGCGCCCAACCATTGATGACGGCGATCAGATGTTGGTTGACCTCTCTAAAAAAGAGATCAAGGGCGATAAAATCTATTTAGTGCAAAACGGCGAAAGCGTGTGGGTTAAGCGTGTAAAACTCAACTGGAACGGCATAGAGCTCATTTCAGACAACAAAGAAGAGTACGCCCCGATAACGCTAACCAAAGAGGAAGCGGACAATTTAGAGATAATCGGACAAGTTGCCTACATCGGCAAAAGCGTAATTTAA
- a CDS encoding phosphatase PAP2/dual specificity phosphatase family protein → MPMKKAVSHRLGYLVAVGVLFYATYGFSNWFSAQQENVAEIVFAWEEHIPFLAWTIVPYWSLNAMYALAFFLARDKRELQHYVAQLLLAQLIAICCFLLFPLQFSWQKPPADGFSTLLFDSLATFDQPYNQAPSLHIILTIIVGSFYWRYLPKIWRLPLIIWLGLIALSVLTTYQHHFIDIPTGVLVGCLILWALPYEGASPLHGTRADRFRFKLMRYYLAGALIFFLPTFLGGAYLWFIWISIALLLVAYAYLWSGAKLFQKQPNGRHSMAATLLLLPYLLGVRLNIFYWLRHQVKVSEVLPGVFIGSVTQAANFEAVLDLCAEYPCINPPKDYVFIPMLDMVPPESTELVRTAQEMQRLHNNHQSVLICCALGYGRSAAAMLVWLAVYGGCDNLTEAQRQLRVARPNMILPAATKQKVLEAIYLLQKTR, encoded by the coding sequence ATGCCTATGAAAAAAGCGGTGTCGCATCGTCTCGGTTATTTAGTTGCTGTAGGTGTGCTGTTCTACGCAACTTACGGCTTCAGTAATTGGTTTAGTGCACAACAGGAGAATGTGGCGGAGATTGTCTTTGCTTGGGAAGAACATATTCCTTTTCTGGCATGGACAATCGTACCTTATTGGTCGCTCAATGCCATGTATGCGTTGGCGTTCTTTTTGGCTCGTGACAAGCGGGAATTACAACATTATGTGGCACAATTATTATTGGCGCAGTTGATTGCCATCTGTTGTTTTCTTCTATTTCCGCTGCAATTTAGTTGGCAAAAACCGCCTGCAGACGGGTTTTCAACGCTGTTATTCGATTCCTTGGCGACTTTTGATCAACCTTATAACCAAGCGCCGTCGTTACATATTATTCTGACGATCATTGTTGGTTCATTTTATTGGCGTTATTTACCGAAAATCTGGCGTTTGCCTTTAATTATTTGGCTTGGATTAATTGCGTTATCCGTATTGACGACTTACCAACATCATTTTATTGATATTCCTACCGGTGTTCTGGTGGGCTGTTTGATTTTATGGGCGTTGCCTTATGAAGGAGCAAGTCCGTTACATGGTACAAGAGCCGATAGATTTCGTTTTAAGCTCATGCGATATTACTTAGCGGGCGCGCTCATTTTCTTCCTGCCGACTTTTCTTGGCGGGGCCTATCTTTGGTTTATTTGGATTAGCATTGCATTATTGCTGGTGGCATATGCTTATCTATGGTCAGGGGCAAAGTTATTTCAAAAACAACCGAACGGCAGACATAGCATGGCGGCCACCCTATTGCTTTTGCCCTATTTGTTAGGTGTGAGACTGAATATTTTTTATTGGTTACGACATCAAGTGAAAGTGTCGGAAGTGTTACCTGGAGTGTTTATCGGTAGTGTCACGCAAGCGGCAAACTTTGAGGCCGTGTTGGACCTGTGTGCCGAATATCCTTGTATAAATCCGCCCAAGGATTATGTTTTCATACCAATGTTGGATATGGTTCCCCCCGAATCTACCGAGCTTGTGCGGACGGCGCAGGAAATGCAACGTTTGCACAATAACCACCAATCAGTATTGATCTGTTGTGCTTTGGGTTATGGCCGCAGTGCCGCTGCGATGCTGGTTTGGTTGGCAGTTTATGGAGGTTGTGATAATTTAACCGAAGCCCAACGACAGCTTCGTGTTGCGCGTCCCAATATGATATTGCCCGCAGCTACGAAACAAAAAGTGTTGGAGGCGATCTATCTCTTGCAAAAAACGCGATAA
- a CDS encoding bifunctional alpha/beta hydrolase/class I SAM-dependent methyltransferase has protein sequence MEQEKYFRSADDTELFYRYRPAKDASCNKAIVLFHRGHEHSGRMMFVADELGFDDFAYFAWDARGHGLSPGERGDSPSLGTSVADIQAFMQHIEREYGIKAENICVIAQSVGAVLVSAWLHDYAPKIRCAVLASPAFKVKLYVPFARAGLKLMYRLRGNFFVNSYVKAHYLTHNKARQESYNNDKLIARAISVRILLGLYEAADRVVADAQAITVPIQLFISGSDWVVHHKPQHDFYNHLGSHIKERHILNGFYHDTLGEENREVAFKEMRRFIRQRFAEPLQRVDVTQAHIHSASRIEADELATPLSPFSPRGAFGAAYRRLMKLGANWSEGLKIGKETGYDSGSTLDYVYRHQPQGTNKFGVLVDKNYLNAIGWRGIRQRKVNIGKAIQLAMEKLRTADKPVHVLDIASGHGRYVLDALTADRLPDSVRLRDYSPINVEAGRKLIEERQLQDVVTFEQINAYDRNNYQNLDPRPTLGIVSGLHELFADNDLIMNSLYGFGDAIEEGGYLIYTGQPWHPQLELIARCLTSHKEGNPEWVMRRRSQQEMDQLVEKAGFEKIHQWIDEDGIFTVSLALKK, from the coding sequence ATGGAACAGGAAAAATATTTTCGCAGTGCCGATGACACCGAACTTTTTTATCGTTATCGCCCGGCAAAAGATGCTAGTTGTAATAAGGCAATTGTGTTGTTTCATCGCGGGCATGAACATTCAGGACGCATGATGTTTGTAGCTGACGAACTGGGTTTTGATGATTTTGCTTATTTTGCTTGGGATGCGCGCGGACATGGTTTGAGCCCGGGCGAACGCGGTGATAGTCCGAGTTTGGGCACCTCCGTTGCCGATATTCAGGCATTTATGCAGCATATTGAACGGGAGTATGGCATCAAGGCGGAAAATATCTGCGTGATCGCGCAAAGTGTCGGTGCAGTGTTGGTTTCTGCTTGGCTACATGATTATGCGCCCAAAATCCGTTGTGCGGTGTTAGCGTCACCCGCTTTTAAAGTGAAACTTTATGTCCCTTTTGCCCGCGCAGGGTTAAAGCTGATGTATCGTCTGCGTGGCAATTTCTTTGTGAACAGCTATGTGAAAGCCCATTACCTTACCCACAATAAAGCCCGTCAAGAAAGTTACAATAACGATAAACTCATTGCTCGCGCGATTTCTGTGCGTATTTTGCTTGGTTTATATGAGGCAGCGGATCGTGTGGTGGCGGACGCTCAGGCGATTACCGTACCAATTCAGCTGTTCATTTCGGGCAGTGACTGGGTCGTACATCATAAGCCACAGCATGATTTTTATAATCATCTAGGCAGTCATATTAAAGAACGTCATATTTTAAACGGTTTTTATCACGATACATTAGGCGAGGAAAATCGAGAAGTGGCGTTTAAAGAAATGCGCCGTTTCATTCGTCAGCGTTTTGCCGAACCGTTACAACGGGTAGATGTTACCCAGGCGCATATTCATAGTGCCAGCCGTATTGAGGCCGATGAGCTGGCAACGCCGCTTTCTCCTTTTAGCCCTCGCGGTGCATTTGGGGCCGCTTATCGTCGATTGATGAAACTTGGTGCAAACTGGAGCGAAGGCCTGAAAATCGGCAAAGAAACCGGTTACGATTCCGGTAGTACGCTGGATTATGTATATCGTCACCAACCACAAGGAACCAATAAATTTGGTGTGTTAGTGGATAAAAATTATTTGAATGCTATTGGTTGGCGCGGCATTCGTCAGCGTAAGGTGAATATTGGTAAAGCGATTCAACTGGCGATGGAAAAATTACGCACAGCAGACAAACCCGTACATGTGCTGGATATTGCCTCTGGTCATGGGCGCTATGTGCTGGATGCGTTAACAGCCGACAGGTTGCCTGATTCTGTGCGATTACGCGATTACAGCCCAATTAATGTGGAAGCAGGACGTAAGCTAATTGAAGAGCGTCAGTTGCAGGATGTGGTGACTTTTGAGCAAATCAACGCCTATGATCGCAATAATTACCAAAACCTTGATCCCCGCCCGACACTGGGGATTGTATCCGGTTTACATGAACTATTTGCCGACAACGATTTGATTATGAATTCCTTATATGGCTTTGGCGATGCTATTGAAGAGGGCGGTTATCTAATTTATACCGGACAACCTTGGCATCCGCAGCTGGAGCTCATTGCCCGTTGTTTAACCAGTCATAAAGAGGGCAATCCGGAGTGGGTAATGCGTCGTCGCAGTCAGCAGGAAATGGATCAGTTAGTGGAAAAAGCGGGTTTTGAGAAAATCCATCAATGGATTGATGAAGACGGCATTTTTACCGTGAGTTTGGCATTAAAAAAATAG
- the asd gene encoding archaetidylserine decarboxylase (Phosphatidylserine decarboxylase is synthesized as a single chain precursor. Generation of the pyruvoyl active site from a Ser is coupled to cleavage of a Gly-Ser bond between the larger (beta) and smaller (alpha chains). It is an integral membrane protein.) codes for MNKFTYWQRLKVAFQYVIPQLYLTQLAGWFAKQEWGSITHFVIQLFAKKYNVDMSEAQKEHFSDYKSFNQFFIRELKEDARKINENPTALCLPADGRVSQIGHIDDDLLLQAKGHFFSLSDLLAGDEELVNTFRNGEFATIYLSPRDYHRVHMPCDATLRKMLYVPGDLFSVNPFLAEHVPNLFARNERVICVFDTDFGPMVQILVGATITASMSTVWAGIINPPRSREVKVWTYQGDSAIELRKGQEMGAFQLGSTVINLFPADSVKLAEHLQVEVPVRMGEILATIK; via the coding sequence ATGAATAAATTCACCTATTGGCAACGTCTGAAAGTTGCTTTTCAATATGTTATACCGCAACTCTATTTAACCCAACTGGCAGGCTGGTTTGCTAAGCAAGAATGGGGCTCGATAACGCATTTTGTGATCCAACTTTTTGCGAAAAAATACAACGTGGACATGAGCGAAGCCCAAAAAGAACACTTCAGCGACTACAAAAGTTTCAATCAATTTTTTATTCGTGAGTTAAAAGAAGACGCGCGAAAAATAAATGAAAATCCAACCGCACTTTGCTTACCGGCCGATGGTCGTGTAAGCCAAATCGGCCATATTGACGACGACCTATTATTACAAGCCAAAGGGCATTTTTTCAGCCTATCTGATTTATTGGCGGGTGATGAAGAATTAGTCAATACCTTTAGAAACGGGGAATTCGCCACGATTTATTTATCCCCGCGTGATTATCACCGTGTCCACATGCCGTGCGATGCCACCCTGCGTAAAATGCTTTATGTGCCGGGGGATTTATTCTCGGTCAATCCGTTTTTAGCAGAACATGTGCCGAATCTATTTGCCCGCAATGAACGGGTAATTTGTGTATTTGATACGGACTTCGGCCCGATGGTGCAAATTTTAGTCGGCGCCACCATTACAGCCAGCATGAGCACCGTCTGGGCGGGTATCATTAATCCGCCGCGCTCAAGAGAAGTCAAAGTGTGGACATATCAAGGCGACAGCGCAATCGAATTACGCAAAGGTCAAGAAATGGGCGCCTTTCAACTAGGTTCAACGGTCATTAATTTATTCCCTGCCGATAGTGTGAAATTAGCGGAACATTTGCAGGTAGAAGTACCGGTAAGAATGGGTGAAATCCTCGCCACCATTAAATAG
- a CDS encoding FKBP-type peptidyl-prolyl cis-trans isomerase — MTAEFFSQVKLDDTEAKGSYGIGLQIGQQLLDSHLAVKAEAVAKGIYDVLNQQAPALDFNEISHALQQLQQQADEAQKAQFKEIEAAGKAFLEANKQKDGVKVTDSGLQYEVLVEGNGNVPSATDTVRVHYTGTLPDGTVFDSSVARGQPAEFPVNGVIKGWIEALSMMPVGSKWRLAIPHELAYGERGAGAAIPPFSPLVFEVELLDIL; from the coding sequence ATGACAGCAGAATTCTTCAGTCAAGTGAAATTAGACGATACCGAAGCCAAAGGCAGTTACGGTATCGGTTTGCAAATCGGCCAACAATTATTGGACAGCCACTTGGCGGTGAAAGCGGAAGCCGTAGCAAAAGGCATTTATGATGTCTTAAACCAGCAAGCGCCAGCCTTAGATTTCAATGAAATCAGCCATGCGTTACAACAATTACAACAACAAGCGGATGAAGCGCAAAAAGCACAATTTAAAGAAATCGAAGCCGCCGGCAAAGCCTTCTTAGAGGCGAATAAACAAAAAGACGGCGTGAAAGTGACAGATTCAGGCTTACAATATGAAGTGTTGGTTGAAGGCAATGGCAACGTACCATCCGCTACCGACACCGTACGCGTTCATTACACCGGTACATTACCTGACGGCACCGTATTTGACAGTTCCGTCGCTCGTGGCCAACCGGCCGAATTTCCGGTTAACGGTGTTATCAAAGGCTGGATTGAAGCCCTTTCCATGATGCCGGTCGGTTCCAAATGGCGCTTGGCTATTCCACATGAATTGGCCTATGGCGAACGTGGCGCCGGTGCAGCAATTCCGCCATTCAGCCCATTGGTATTCGAAGTGGAATTATTGGATATTCTTTAA
- the proB gene encoding glutamate 5-kinase produces MQHHNKTIVVKFGTSTLTQGSPKLNLAYMMEIVRQLAQLHQAGFRLVIVTSGAIAAGRHYLNHPQLPPTVASKQLLAAVGQSQLIQTWEKLFAIYDIHIGQMLLTRADIEDRERFLNARDTLQALLDNQIIPVINENDAVATAEIKVGDNDNLSALVAILVQAEQLYLLTDQQGLFDSDPRKNPQAKLIPVVDKITDHIRSIAGGSGTNLGTGGMSTKIMAADVATRSGIETIIAPGNQANVIVDLAYEQAIGTKFTVQADRLESRKQWLFAAPSAGVLVVDDGAESAVLIQHKSLLPAGIIEVSGRFSRGEMVRIRTRSGKDIALGMPRYNSDALELIKGKHSQDIEHILGYEYGAVAVHRDDMIVL; encoded by the coding sequence ATGCAACATCATAATAAAACTATTGTAGTGAAATTTGGCACCAGCACGTTAACCCAAGGTTCCCCAAAATTGAATTTGGCTTATATGATGGAAATTGTGCGTCAACTTGCGCAATTACATCAAGCCGGTTTTCGCTTGGTGATCGTCACCTCGGGCGCTATTGCGGCGGGGCGTCATTATTTGAATCATCCGCAATTGCCACCAACAGTGGCCTCTAAGCAATTATTGGCGGCAGTGGGGCAGAGCCAGCTAATCCAAACCTGGGAAAAATTATTTGCGATTTATGACATTCACATCGGGCAGATGTTGCTAACCCGCGCCGATATTGAAGATCGCGAACGTTTTTTGAATGCCCGCGATACATTACAGGCGCTGTTAGACAATCAGATTATTCCGGTTATCAATGAAAATGACGCGGTGGCAACGGCAGAAATTAAAGTCGGGGATAACGATAATTTATCGGCATTGGTGGCGATTTTAGTGCAAGCAGAACAGCTTTATTTGCTCACGGATCAACAAGGGTTATTTGACAGCGACCCGCGTAAAAACCCGCAAGCGAAATTAATTCCCGTGGTGGATAAAATCACCGATCATATTCGTTCTATTGCCGGTGGTAGCGGGACGAATTTAGGAACAGGCGGAATGTCCACCAAAATTATGGCTGCGGATGTCGCGACCCGCTCCGGCATTGAAACCATTATTGCACCGGGCAACCAAGCCAATGTGATTGTGGATTTAGCGTATGAGCAGGCGATTGGTACGAAATTCACCGTGCAGGCGGATCGTCTGGAAAGTCGTAAACAGTGGTTATTTGCGGCACCATCGGCCGGGGTGTTGGTGGTGGATGACGGCGCCGAAAGTGCGGTGTTAATTCAGCATAAATCCTTATTGCCGGCAGGTATCATCGAAGTCAGCGGACGTTTCTCCCGTGGTGAAATGGTGCGTATTCGCACGCGATCAGGCAAGGATATTGCGCTGGGTATGCCACGTTATAATAGCGATGCGTTAGAGCTTATCAAAGGCAAACATTCGCAAGATATCGAACACATTTTAGGTTATGAGTATGGTGCGGTGGCGGTGCATCGTGATGATATGATTGTGTTGTAA
- a CDS encoding threonine/serine exporter family protein: MKKENITPDDQREVTRLCVQTALLLLQHGAESTVVAQMAQRLGLALGVESVECALTANAVIITTLANDHCITTARKNTDKGINMQMVTDVQRIVISAEHKIYNLHLVRKKLEQLKPLKYNRYFVLLMIGLSCASFAHLSGGDALISLITFIAASIAMFVRQELSKRHYNPVIVFAVTSFVASLLAGVSLKYQIGNDPQIALASSVLLLVPGFPLINSLADILKGYVNMGIGRWAIATILTFGACLGIVFALSVLNITTWGH, translated from the coding sequence ATGAAAAAGGAAAACATCACGCCCGATGATCAACGGGAAGTCACGCGGTTATGCGTGCAAACGGCACTGTTATTGCTGCAACATGGTGCGGAAAGCACCGTCGTGGCGCAAATGGCACAACGACTAGGCTTGGCATTAGGTGTAGAAAGCGTAGAATGCGCCCTCACCGCCAACGCCGTCATTATTACCACATTGGCGAACGATCACTGCATTACCACCGCCCGCAAAAACACCGACAAAGGCATTAATATGCAAATGGTGACGGACGTTCAACGCATCGTGATTTCTGCCGAACATAAAATATACAACCTGCATCTGGTTAGGAAGAAACTCGAACAACTCAAGCCATTAAAATATAACCGTTATTTCGTGCTCTTGATGATTGGCTTATCCTGCGCCTCTTTTGCCCATTTATCGGGCGGCGACGCACTGATTTCGCTCATCACCTTCATCGCCGCATCCATTGCCATGTTCGTGCGTCAGGAATTGTCTAAACGGCACTATAATCCGGTCATCGTCTTTGCCGTGACCTCTTTCGTTGCTTCCCTTCTTGCCGGTGTCAGCTTGAAATATCAGATCGGTAACGATCCACAAATTGCCTTAGCTTCCAGCGTGTTATTGCTAGTGCCCGGCTTTCCGTTAATCAATTCTCTGGCGGATATTTTAAAAGGGTATGTGAACATGGGGATCGGCCGTTGGGCAATCGCTACCATTCTTACTTTCGGCGCTTGCCTCGGCATTGTATTTGCTTTAAGCGTACTCAACATCACTACTTGGGGGCATTAA
- a CDS encoding threonine/serine exporter family protein, with product MDWLLLLLDDMFFAAIPAVGFALVFNVPPKALKYCALLGALGHVTRTILIHCDIPIVFATLVGAALIGFIGVHLSHRYLAHPKVFTVAAIIPMIPGVQAYKAMIAIVQIHHYGFSDALFEQMIASFINTTFILGALVFGLALPGLLFYREKPVV from the coding sequence ATGGATTGGTTACTTCTATTATTGGACGACATGTTTTTTGCCGCGATTCCGGCAGTGGGTTTCGCCTTGGTGTTTAATGTGCCGCCGAAAGCGTTAAAATATTGCGCCCTACTCGGCGCCCTAGGACACGTTACCCGCACCATTCTCATTCATTGTGATATTCCTATTGTCTTCGCCACCTTGGTGGGTGCCGCATTAATCGGTTTTATCGGCGTGCATTTATCTCATCGTTATCTGGCACACCCAAAAGTGTTTACTGTCGCCGCCATTATCCCCATGATTCCGGGTGTACAGGCATACAAAGCGATGATCGCCATCGTACAAATTCACCATTACGGTTTCTCCGACGCTTTATTTGAACAAATGATCGCCTCCTTTATTAACACTACCTTTATTCTCGGCGCGTTGGTTTTCGGCTTGGCATTACCAGGCTTACTGTTCTATCGGGAAAAACCTGTGGTATAG
- the folA gene encoding type 3 dihydrofolate reductase — protein sequence MSLSLIVAMTKNRVIGKDNQMPWHLPADLAWFRQNTTGKPVIMGRKTFESIGRPLPKRTNIVLSRQPFEHDGVIWKDSLESAVDFVRDSEEIMLIGGGQLFNEYVSKADRLYLTEIQTELDGDTFFPSINWDEWHIEFEQYRSADEQNPYDCRFLILLKKK from the coding sequence ATGAGCTTAAGCCTGATTGTCGCCATGACCAAAAACCGCGTTATCGGTAAAGATAACCAAATGCCATGGCACTTGCCTGCGGATCTTGCTTGGTTTCGCCAAAACACCACCGGCAAACCCGTCATCATGGGGCGAAAAACCTTTGAAAGCATCGGACGTCCCCTCCCGAAACGTACCAACATCGTTCTGTCCCGCCAACCTTTTGAGCATGACGGCGTGATTTGGAAAGACAGCCTGGAAAGTGCGGTGGATTTTGTCCGTGATTCTGAAGAGATCATGCTTATCGGTGGCGGTCAATTATTCAACGAATATGTATCGAAAGCCGATCGCCTCTACCTCACGGAAATCCAAACGGAGCTGGATGGCGACACTTTCTTCCCATCAATTAATTGGGACGAATGGCACATTGAATTTGAGCAATATCGCTCTGCTGACGAGCAAAATCCTTACGATTGTCGATTTTTGATTTTGCTGAAAAAGAAATAA
- a CDS encoding hemolysin family protein: protein MSLLSATLLLILLIIISAIVSSAEIALAGARRIKLQNMVNEGNAKAALVLKLQEQPGRFITVVQIGLNMVAVLGGVIGEATIRVHLQAFINQYTDAAWVESAASWLAFVIVTASFILLADLMPKRLALINPEVVALRTVRIMQLCIILLKPIVWIFDSLANVIFRLFKVSTVRVESMTPEDIVAVVDAGAEAGVLKAQEHYLIENIFDMQQRTVTSTMTTRENIVFLDRTFNRQQVLDTLTKNSHSKLIICDQGLDHILGYVESHSLLTLFLKEEQVQVTDHRLLRKPLFVPDTLSLYEVLELFKSTGEDFAIIVNEYALVVGIVTLNDVMSIVMGELVSNEEEQIIRRDEDSWLIDGATPLNDVKRALDIEAFPHDENYETIAGFMMYMLRKIPKKTDFVLFERYKFEIIDTENFKIDQLMVSFRKDVAESNKD, encoded by the coding sequence ATGAGTTTATTATCAGCTACTTTACTTTTGATTCTACTGATTATTATCAGTGCTATTGTGTCTTCTGCCGAAATTGCTTTGGCAGGCGCGCGCCGCATTAAATTGCAAAACATGGTGAATGAAGGTAATGCTAAGGCCGCGTTGGTATTGAAATTACAAGAACAACCGGGACGTTTCATCACCGTGGTGCAAATTGGCTTGAACATGGTTGCGGTGCTTGGCGGGGTCATTGGTGAAGCGACAATTCGCGTACATTTGCAAGCCTTCATTAATCAATACACAGATGCCGCTTGGGTTGAAAGTGCTGCCTCTTGGTTAGCGTTTGTGATCGTAACGGCCTCTTTTATTTTATTAGCCGATTTAATGCCAAAACGCTTAGCTTTAATTAATCCTGAGGTGGTGGCTTTGCGCACCGTGCGCATTATGCAACTGTGCATTATTCTGTTAAAACCGATTGTGTGGATTTTCGACTCTTTAGCGAACGTGATTTTCCGTCTGTTCAAGGTCTCTACTGTGCGGGTAGAAAGCATGACGCCGGAAGACATTGTGGCTGTGGTGGATGCCGGTGCTGAAGCCGGTGTGCTGAAAGCGCAAGAGCATTATTTGATTGAAAATATTTTCGATATGCAACAGCGTACGGTGACATCTACGATGACTACTCGCGAAAACATCGTCTTTTTAGACCGCACTTTTAATCGTCAACAGGTGCTGGATACCTTGACGAAAAATTCTCACTCTAAATTAATTATTTGCGATCAGGGCTTAGATCATATTCTAGGCTATGTAGAGTCACACAGCTTGCTCACGTTGTTCTTAAAAGAAGAACAAGTGCAGGTAACTGATCATCGCTTATTACGCAAACCGTTATTCGTGCCGGACACACTATCTTTATATGAAGTGTTGGAACTGTTCAAATCTACCGGTGAAGATTTTGCCATTATTGTGAATGAATATGCCCTGGTTGTCGGCATCGTGACGTTAAATGATGTGATGAGTATTGTGATGGGCGAATTGGTTTCTAATGAAGAAGAGCAAATTATCCGCCGTGATGAAGACTCTTGGCTCATTGACGGCGCTACTCCGTTAAACGACGTGAAACGCGCCTTGGATATTGAAGCCTTTCCGCATGACGAGAACTACGAAACTATCGCCGGTTTTATGATGTATATGCTACGCAAAATCCCGAAAAAAACGGATTTCGTGTTGTTCGAACGCTACAAATTTGAAATCATCGACACCGAGAATTTTAAAATTGACCAACTGATGGTGTCTTTTCGGAAGGATGTTGCGGAGAGTAATAAGGATTAA
- a CDS encoding DUF1523 family protein — protein MRKFLKYFFISVLFVFHLFLAAVVNYSMPSYDVTKVTGVEVKRVDKDGPITKSNPADGPTRDVYFINTQHPDGKVMVYRNEDTRWGFPFYFKFGSANLQAQVQAFGNEDKTVQIKYYGWRLTIFDEFRNALSVKEITEADSPSHPIFSYILYIVLFFTFFFSVQFIRGWFDSEN, from the coding sequence ATGAGAAAATTTCTAAAATATTTTTTTATAAGCGTGCTTTTTGTTTTTCACCTGTTTTTAGCAGCCGTAGTGAATTATTCTATGCCGAGCTATGACGTCACGAAAGTCACTGGCGTGGAAGTTAAGCGGGTGGATAAAGACGGCCCGATAACCAAATCTAATCCGGCAGACGGCCCGACCCGTGACGTGTATTTTATCAATACTCAACATCCTGACGGCAAAGTCATGGTCTATCGCAACGAAGATACCCGTTGGGGTTTCCCGTTCTATTTCAAATTCGGTTCCGCTAATTTACAGGCGCAGGTGCAAGCCTTTGGTAATGAAGATAAAACCGTCCAAATTAAATATTACGGTTGGCGCCTTACGATATTTGATGAATTCCGTAATGCCTTGTCGGTAAAAGAAATTACCGAAGCGGATTCGCCAAGCCATCCGATTTTCTCTTATATTCTCTATATTGTTTTATTCTTTACATTCTTTTTCTCTGTCCAATTTATTCGCGGTTGGTTTGATAGCGAAAATTAG